The genome window AAAACTCCTTTGCTTCTCCGCCCACAGCAAGTACCACCTTTGGTGGCGCCGCACCCGATTCCACCGCCTGCCTGATCGCCCGAACCAACCCTGCCGCTGGCTCGTAGTCTTCGCCTGTTTCCGCCAGTTGAAGATACTGCTTGGCACGCTGATTCATCTGCACGATCCGATCTTCCTGATCCACCGTCAGCATCGCCTTGTCCAGGTCATCCATGACCACCCGCAGCTTTTCCAGTGTCAGCTGCTGCTTCTTGTACATGAGGTGTTCCTTCATTTTGATGGCAATCAATTCGGCGATCTTTTGCAAAAAGTTGAGGATCGAGTCCACATCGGCAAACAGACGCGCTCTTTGCTCTTGGTCGAAGGCGAGCAGCCCGATCACGCCAACTTCCTTGCCGTCCAGCGTGATCGGACAGCAGATTTCCCCCGTCTCTTCGCAGTTTCCGAAATGCGTGCAGGGTCGACAGCGCTCATCGGCACCCGGGTTCATAATCACCACCGGCCGCCCATCAAACAGCGAAGCTCGGTACACATGGTCTTCTCCCGCCATCGTCCGCAGGATTCCCGACTCTGTCCGTCCCGTGCCGGCGATGCGCACCAGTCGATGATCGGCAATTTCCACCTCGACCCGCAGCACGGATGCGACAGCGGAGGCAATCTGTTGGACACTTTCCTGTATCTCTTGCAAGGGCATACGGATTCCCCTCTCACTCATGCGTATGCCTCCATTATAGCGCGATCGGCTGGGAAAGCCCGTCCCCCACGTCCTTTAGCCGCAAAATTCGCAAATCGCTTCCGCCAAAATATGGGCCATGTCCACCAGACTGTCCGTTTCCACGTATTCGACCGCTCCGTGAAGGCCCGCTCCCGTCGGACCAAACAAGACAGTAGGGATCCCTGCCCCCTGCAAAAAGGCTGCATCTGTCCATCCCGAAAAGCCGGAGATGCCTGGACTGCGCCCCAATCTGTCTCGGCAAGCCTTTTCCAGCGTCAGAAAAATCTGCTCCTCCGTAGAGACCTCGTACGGCTCTCTCCAGAAAAACACTTCTGCACTCGCCTCAAAGCTCTCGTCCTCTGCATGCAGCTTTTGCAGGATCGCCTCTACTTCCTGCACCACATCCTGTTCTGTCTCGCCAGGGATCGTCCTTCGCTCCCAATCCAATCGGCAATAATCCGGGTAGGTCGACAGCTCAACTCCCCCTTTGATCAAAGAAGCATGAATGGATGGCGAACCCAAGATTTCATGCTGCTTTTCCTTCAGCTTTTGCGAGAGTCGATCGATCTCATTCAATACCCGGCCCGCATGCACAATGGCGTCCACTCCCTCGGACGGGCGACTTCCGTGTGCTGCCTTGCCTCTGACCTCGCATGCCACCCAGGCAAAGCCTTTGTGCACCACACCGATATCCAGATCGGATGGCTCGCATACGATGGCGGCATCCGCGCGGTATTCCTTCACCAGCGCTTCTGTCCCGATGCTCTTGTATTCTTCATCTGCCACGAACGTCAGGATCACATCGCCAGCCAAACGAACATCAGCCCGCTTGATTGCTTCGACGGCAGCGATCATTGCCCCCAGGCTGCCTTTCATGTCCTGACTTCCGCGCCCGTATAT of Brevibacillus choshinensis contains these proteins:
- a CDS encoding ArgE/DapE family deacylase, producing the protein MKITIEREELVSLVQDLIRIDSVNPYLDIDGPGEREIADYIKKRLLDSGLQVRVEPINETAVNVIGILRGTGGGKSLILNGHMDTVSAKRMAIEPFEPVHEDGKIYGRGSQDMKGSLGAMIAAVEAIKRADVRLAGDVILTFVADEEYKSIGTEALVKEYRADAAIVCEPSDLDIGVVHKGFAWVACEVRGKAAHGSRPSEGVDAIVHAGRVLNEIDRLSQKLKEKQHEILGSPSIHASLIKGGVELSTYPDYCRLDWERRTIPGETEQDVVQEVEAILQKLHAEDESFEASAEVFFWREPYEVSTEEQIFLTLEKACRDRLGRSPGISGFSGWTDAAFLQGAGIPTVLFGPTGAGLHGAVEYVETDSLVDMAHILAEAICEFCG